In Elaeis guineensis isolate ETL-2024a chromosome 1, EG11, whole genome shotgun sequence, a genomic segment contains:
- the LOC105040146 gene encoding putative disease resistance protein At1g50180 isoform X1, which yields MVESIVSSVVSSVVSLVANLLMQKAVSLGGVRDQIKEVETELHLLQGFLKDADSKRKRGDATIEIWISETRGVAYEIEDVIDTFRYMHERRHQRRDCMGTISRYSHKHDDLITLNKIHSKIKQIKSRIQIISDSKVRYGIADLGESSALDESLQSVRQFSPQFDDEIDVTGFEDDKKQLVQQLVNLDNRRLSVISIVGMGGLGKTTLARKVYNDPAIREHFGMFAWVSVSQSYGVIEILKDIMNKVMGIKKKGTNTGITVEDFEQMGEEEVRQHLHDFLRDKKYLVVMDDVWTVDVWRQIHQIFPNVNNGSRILLTTRNMEVARHAEPWIPPHEPHLLNDTHSLELFCRKAFPANQDVPTELEPLSQKLAKRCGGLPLALVVLGGLMSRKDPSYDTWLRVAQSMNWESSGEGQECLGILGLSYNDLPYQLKPCFLYITAFPEDSIIPVSKLARLWIAEGFILEEQRQTMEDTARDWLDELVQRCMIQVVKRSVTRGRVKSIRIHDMLRDFGLLEARKDGFLHVCSTDAVVSSHRVAFHDRINEEVAVSSPHLRTLLGSNLILTNAGRFLNGLNLLRVLDLEGARDLKKLPKQMGNMIHLRYLGLRRTGLKRLPSSIGHLLNLQTLDARGTYISWLPKSFWKIRTLRYVYINILAFLSAPIIGDHKNLQALKITWINVDVMDMIRLGGIRFIKNWVTTSDSAEMAYERIFSESFGKSLEKMDSLVSLNMYVKELPKDIFFAHARPLPKLRSLYLGGSFQQQQLPDITQFPPNLTKLILISFHLEQDPMPVLEKLPNLRLLELCGAYHGKSMSCSAGGFPRLQHLILEDLYDLEAWRVEVGAMPRLTNLTIRWCGMLKMLPEGLQHVTTVRELKLIDMPREFSDKVRSEDGYKVTHPLHYY from the coding sequence ATGGTTGAGTCTATTGTTTCGAGTGTGGTTTCCAGTGTTGTGTCTCTGGTTGCCAACCTTCTCATGCAAAAAGCTGTTTCCTTGGGTGGTGTGcgtgatcagatcaaagaggtgGAAACAGAACTCCATCTATTGCAAGGCTTCCTCAAAGATGCTGATTccaaaaggaagagaggagacGCAACAATTGAGATCTGGATAAGCGAGACGAGAGGTGTAGCCTATGAAATAGAAGATGTCATAGACACCTTCCGCTACATGCACGAGAGGCGACACCAAAGGAGAGACTGCATGGGCACCATTTCCAGGTACTCTCACAAACATGATGACTTGATCACCCTTAACAAAATTCACTCCAAAATTAAACAAATAAAGAGCAGGATCCAAATTATTTCTGATAGCAAAGTTAGGTATGGCATTGCTGATCTAGGTGAAAGTAGTGCACTGGATGAAAGTTTGCAATCAGTCAGACAATTCTCTCCTCAATTTGATGATGAAATTGATGTCACAGGCTTTGAGGATGATAAAAAACAATTAGTGCAACAATTGGTTAATCTGGATAATAGAAGACTTAGTGTAATTTCTATAGTGGGTATGGGTGGGCTTGGCAAGACCACCCTGGCAAGAAAAGTGTATAATGATCCTGCAATTAGAGAACATTTTGGTATGTTTGCTTGGGTTTCAGTTTCTCAGAGCTACGGAGTTATTGAGATATTGAAGGACATCATGAACAAAGTAATGGGAATCAAAAAGAAAGGGACAAATACAGGAATTACAGTAGAAGACTTCGAGCAGATGGGTGAAGAAGAAGTGAGACAGCATCTCCATGATTTCCTAAGAGACAAAAAGTATTTGGTCGTGATGGATGATGTATGGACTGTGGATGTTTGGAGACAAATTCATCAAATCTTTCCCAATGTGAACAACGGCAGCAGAATACTGCTTACTACCCGTAACATGGAAGTTGCCAGACATGCGGAGCCATGGATTCCTCCACATGAACCGCACCTTTTGAATGACACACACAGTTTGGAACTCTTCTGCAGGAAGGCATTTCCAGCAAATCAAGATGTCCCAACTGAGTTGGAGCCATTGTCCCAGAAGCTTGCAAAGAGGTGTGGCGGACTTCCTCTCGCACTTGTGGTGTTAGGGGGCCTTATGTCGAGGAAAGATCCTAGCTACGATACGTGGTTGAGAGTAGCTCAGAGCATGAACTGGGAATCCAGTGGAGAGGGGCAGGAATGCCTCGGTATATTGGGTTTAAGTTACAACGACTTGCCATATCAATTAAAACCATGTTTCTTGTACATCACTGCATTCCCAGAGGACTCTATTATCCCTGTTTCCAAATTAGCGAGGTTGTGGATCGCCGAAGGTTTCATACTAGAGGAGCAGAGACAGACAATGGAAGACACCGCAAGGGATTGGTTGGATGAGTTGGTGCAGAGGTGCATGATCCAAGTTGTAAAGAGAAGTGTGACTCGTGGGCGGGTTAAGAGCATACGCATCCATGATATGTTACGCGACTTCGGACTATTAGAAGCTCGGAAGGATGGATTTCTTCATGTTTGCAGTACCGACGCGGTAGTATCGAGTCATCGTGTAGCTTTCCATGATCGGATAAATGAGGAGGTTGCTGTTTCCTCACCACATCTCCGAACATTACTGGGCTCCAATTTAATTTTGACTAATGCGGGAAGATTTTTGAATGGGTTAAACTTATTAAGGGTGCTGGATTTGGAGGGTGCAAGAGATCTTAAGAAGCTACCGAAACAGATGGGCAACATGATTCATCTACGGTACCTGGGATTGAGAAGGACTGGTTTGAAGAGACTACCATCCTCGATAGGACATCTCCTCAATCTGCAGACTCTGGATGCGAGAGGAACATACATTTCATGGCTTCCGAAATCATTTTGGAAAATCCGGACGCTGAGGTACGTTTATATTAACATACTTGCGTTTCTAAGCGCACCGATTATTGGCGATCACAAGAACTTGCAGGCTCTGAAAATCACATGGATCAATGTGGATGTTATGGATATGATCCGTTTAGGGGGCATAAGATTCATCAAGAATTGGGTTACTACATCAGACTCTGCAGAGATGGCGTATGAAAGAATATTTAGTGAATCATTCGGAAAATCACTCGAGAAAATGGACAGCCTCGTCTCCCTTAATATGTATGTGAAAGAATTGCCTAAAGACATCTTCTTCGCACATGCACGACCCCTGCCGAAGCTCCGCTCGTTGTATCTGGGAGGATCGTTCCAACAGCAGCAACTCCCGGACATCACTCAATTCCCACCAAACCTCACCAAGCTCATATTAATTTCATTTCATTTGGAGCAAGACCCAATGCCGGTGCTGGAGAAGCTGCCAAACCTCAGGCTTCTTGAACTGTGCGGTGCATATCATGGGAAGAGCATGTCGTGTTCTGCTGGTGGCTTTCCTCGTCTGCAACACTTGATATTAGAAGATCTTTATGATTTAGAGGCATGGAGAGTGGAGGTTGGGGCGATGCCCCGCCTCACCAACTTAACTATCCGTTGGTGCGGAATGTTGAAGATGCTTCCCGAGGGATTGCAGCACGTGACCACCGTTCGGGAACTGAAGCTGATTGACATGCCCCGTGAGTTCAGTGACAAGGTCCGAAGTGAGGATGGGTACAAGGTGACACACCCCCTCCATTATTATTAA
- the LOC105040146 gene encoding disease resistance RPP8-like protein 3 isoform X2 has protein sequence MHERRHQRRDCMGTISRYSHKHDDLITLNKIHSKIKQIKSRIQIISDSKVRYGIADLGESSALDESLQSVRQFSPQFDDEIDVTGFEDDKKQLVQQLVNLDNRRLSVISIVGMGGLGKTTLARKVYNDPAIREHFGMFAWVSVSQSYGVIEILKDIMNKVMGIKKKGTNTGITVEDFEQMGEEEVRQHLHDFLRDKKYLVVMDDVWTVDVWRQIHQIFPNVNNGSRILLTTRNMEVARHAEPWIPPHEPHLLNDTHSLELFCRKAFPANQDVPTELEPLSQKLAKRCGGLPLALVVLGGLMSRKDPSYDTWLRVAQSMNWESSGEGQECLGILGLSYNDLPYQLKPCFLYITAFPEDSIIPVSKLARLWIAEGFILEEQRQTMEDTARDWLDELVQRCMIQVVKRSVTRGRVKSIRIHDMLRDFGLLEARKDGFLHVCSTDAVVSSHRVAFHDRINEEVAVSSPHLRTLLGSNLILTNAGRFLNGLNLLRVLDLEGARDLKKLPKQMGNMIHLRYLGLRRTGLKRLPSSIGHLLNLQTLDARGTYISWLPKSFWKIRTLRYVYINILAFLSAPIIGDHKNLQALKITWINVDVMDMIRLGGIRFIKNWVTTSDSAEMAYERIFSESFGKSLEKMDSLVSLNMYVKELPKDIFFAHARPLPKLRSLYLGGSFQQQQLPDITQFPPNLTKLILISFHLEQDPMPVLEKLPNLRLLELCGAYHGKSMSCSAGGFPRLQHLILEDLYDLEAWRVEVGAMPRLTNLTIRWCGMLKMLPEGLQHVTTVRELKLIDMPREFSDKVRSEDGYKVTHPLHYY, from the coding sequence ATGCACGAGAGGCGACACCAAAGGAGAGACTGCATGGGCACCATTTCCAGGTACTCTCACAAACATGATGACTTGATCACCCTTAACAAAATTCACTCCAAAATTAAACAAATAAAGAGCAGGATCCAAATTATTTCTGATAGCAAAGTTAGGTATGGCATTGCTGATCTAGGTGAAAGTAGTGCACTGGATGAAAGTTTGCAATCAGTCAGACAATTCTCTCCTCAATTTGATGATGAAATTGATGTCACAGGCTTTGAGGATGATAAAAAACAATTAGTGCAACAATTGGTTAATCTGGATAATAGAAGACTTAGTGTAATTTCTATAGTGGGTATGGGTGGGCTTGGCAAGACCACCCTGGCAAGAAAAGTGTATAATGATCCTGCAATTAGAGAACATTTTGGTATGTTTGCTTGGGTTTCAGTTTCTCAGAGCTACGGAGTTATTGAGATATTGAAGGACATCATGAACAAAGTAATGGGAATCAAAAAGAAAGGGACAAATACAGGAATTACAGTAGAAGACTTCGAGCAGATGGGTGAAGAAGAAGTGAGACAGCATCTCCATGATTTCCTAAGAGACAAAAAGTATTTGGTCGTGATGGATGATGTATGGACTGTGGATGTTTGGAGACAAATTCATCAAATCTTTCCCAATGTGAACAACGGCAGCAGAATACTGCTTACTACCCGTAACATGGAAGTTGCCAGACATGCGGAGCCATGGATTCCTCCACATGAACCGCACCTTTTGAATGACACACACAGTTTGGAACTCTTCTGCAGGAAGGCATTTCCAGCAAATCAAGATGTCCCAACTGAGTTGGAGCCATTGTCCCAGAAGCTTGCAAAGAGGTGTGGCGGACTTCCTCTCGCACTTGTGGTGTTAGGGGGCCTTATGTCGAGGAAAGATCCTAGCTACGATACGTGGTTGAGAGTAGCTCAGAGCATGAACTGGGAATCCAGTGGAGAGGGGCAGGAATGCCTCGGTATATTGGGTTTAAGTTACAACGACTTGCCATATCAATTAAAACCATGTTTCTTGTACATCACTGCATTCCCAGAGGACTCTATTATCCCTGTTTCCAAATTAGCGAGGTTGTGGATCGCCGAAGGTTTCATACTAGAGGAGCAGAGACAGACAATGGAAGACACCGCAAGGGATTGGTTGGATGAGTTGGTGCAGAGGTGCATGATCCAAGTTGTAAAGAGAAGTGTGACTCGTGGGCGGGTTAAGAGCATACGCATCCATGATATGTTACGCGACTTCGGACTATTAGAAGCTCGGAAGGATGGATTTCTTCATGTTTGCAGTACCGACGCGGTAGTATCGAGTCATCGTGTAGCTTTCCATGATCGGATAAATGAGGAGGTTGCTGTTTCCTCACCACATCTCCGAACATTACTGGGCTCCAATTTAATTTTGACTAATGCGGGAAGATTTTTGAATGGGTTAAACTTATTAAGGGTGCTGGATTTGGAGGGTGCAAGAGATCTTAAGAAGCTACCGAAACAGATGGGCAACATGATTCATCTACGGTACCTGGGATTGAGAAGGACTGGTTTGAAGAGACTACCATCCTCGATAGGACATCTCCTCAATCTGCAGACTCTGGATGCGAGAGGAACATACATTTCATGGCTTCCGAAATCATTTTGGAAAATCCGGACGCTGAGGTACGTTTATATTAACATACTTGCGTTTCTAAGCGCACCGATTATTGGCGATCACAAGAACTTGCAGGCTCTGAAAATCACATGGATCAATGTGGATGTTATGGATATGATCCGTTTAGGGGGCATAAGATTCATCAAGAATTGGGTTACTACATCAGACTCTGCAGAGATGGCGTATGAAAGAATATTTAGTGAATCATTCGGAAAATCACTCGAGAAAATGGACAGCCTCGTCTCCCTTAATATGTATGTGAAAGAATTGCCTAAAGACATCTTCTTCGCACATGCACGACCCCTGCCGAAGCTCCGCTCGTTGTATCTGGGAGGATCGTTCCAACAGCAGCAACTCCCGGACATCACTCAATTCCCACCAAACCTCACCAAGCTCATATTAATTTCATTTCATTTGGAGCAAGACCCAATGCCGGTGCTGGAGAAGCTGCCAAACCTCAGGCTTCTTGAACTGTGCGGTGCATATCATGGGAAGAGCATGTCGTGTTCTGCTGGTGGCTTTCCTCGTCTGCAACACTTGATATTAGAAGATCTTTATGATTTAGAGGCATGGAGAGTGGAGGTTGGGGCGATGCCCCGCCTCACCAACTTAACTATCCGTTGGTGCGGAATGTTGAAGATGCTTCCCGAGGGATTGCAGCACGTGACCACCGTTCGGGAACTGAAGCTGATTGACATGCCCCGTGAGTTCAGTGACAAGGTCCGAAGTGAGGATGGGTACAAGGTGACACACCCCCTCCATTATTATTAA